A part of Limihaloglobus sulfuriphilus genomic DNA contains:
- a CDS encoding sodium:solute symporter family transporter, translated as MNQLNLFDYSLIAGYFAVLVAVGFYFRKMASASLEDYFLGGRKLPWWTLGISGMAAWLDLTGTMLITSFLFLLGPRGLFIEIRGGVGLVLVFMFIFIGKWHRRSGLMTSAEWMEFRFGDNFWGKFARFAQVLAMMLFAVGMMAYAIKGIGLFFSMFLPFGPAACAAMMLAITCVYTIQSGFYGCVVTDIFQGFCVLIGAGFVVVYAMIAASGADISEVAMRATGNDMWTAAMPTAKVHMPSGYEHYSALGLVTMFFLFRTIFQGMGQHVDNRYFGAAGDRECGLLGFMSGWCLLMRWPLMMGFAILGLFMVTTVFPDQAVVPEATDVIKQHFDDTGVYVDEKIWHEKLAEITSRPGDYAELTAELEDMLGEKWQSKIALLSYHGTIFPERILPAVLLGMIPMGVRGLIIVALMAASMSTINTLINNTSTFFTRDIYQNFIRSKAENKELIYISWTFGLLFTAFGFVIAFYAENINDIWSWIQGGLVGGLVIPWFLRLYWWRFNGGGFAFGLIAGIIGATLQRLIIPEMQEWYQFFYILAIGFVASVAGTFLTNPTDRSVLEVFYKKTRPFGIWGPLKSCLEPDVREDMEKEHKNDIISIPFGMGWLVSMLLLPLYAMIGRWDAFAITFTVFAVSLIGLYHFWYKQLPPPAKKA; from the coding sequence ATGAATCAGCTGAACCTATTTGACTACTCTCTGATCGCGGGCTACTTTGCCGTACTGGTAGCCGTTGGATTTTATTTTAGAAAAATGGCCTCTGCCAGTCTCGAAGATTATTTTCTCGGCGGGCGAAAACTGCCGTGGTGGACATTAGGTATTTCCGGAATGGCGGCCTGGCTGGATTTGACCGGAACGATGCTGATAACTTCCTTTTTGTTTCTTCTCGGGCCCAGAGGCTTATTTATCGAGATACGGGGCGGTGTCGGTCTTGTGCTGGTTTTCATGTTTATTTTTATCGGAAAATGGCACAGGCGATCCGGCTTGATGACCTCCGCGGAGTGGATGGAGTTCCGCTTTGGCGATAACTTCTGGGGCAAGTTTGCCAGATTCGCCCAGGTGCTTGCGATGATGCTGTTTGCCGTGGGTATGATGGCGTACGCGATTAAGGGTATAGGCCTGTTTTTCTCAATGTTTCTTCCGTTCGGCCCGGCGGCATGCGCGGCGATGATGCTGGCGATTACCTGTGTATATACCATCCAGTCCGGTTTTTACGGCTGTGTCGTTACGGATATATTCCAGGGATTCTGTGTTTTGATCGGTGCGGGTTTTGTTGTTGTTTACGCGATGATCGCAGCATCCGGCGCGGATATTTCCGAGGTTGCCATGCGGGCAACCGGCAACGATATGTGGACGGCGGCAATGCCGACGGCCAAGGTGCACATGCCCAGCGGTTACGAGCATTACAGCGCTCTGGGGCTTGTAACGATGTTTTTCCTTTTCAGGACGATTTTTCAGGGCATGGGACAGCATGTGGACAACAGATATTTCGGCGCGGCGGGCGACAGAGAGTGCGGCCTGCTGGGCTTTATGTCGGGCTGGTGCCTTCTGATGCGGTGGCCGCTGATGATGGGTTTTGCGATTTTAGGTCTGTTCATGGTTACTACTGTTTTCCCCGACCAGGCTGTTGTGCCCGAGGCTACTGATGTTATAAAACAGCATTTTGACGATACGGGCGTTTATGTCGATGAAAAAATATGGCACGAAAAACTGGCGGAGATAACTTCACGGCCCGGCGATTACGCAGAGCTCACAGCAGAGCTGGAAGATATGCTCGGCGAAAAATGGCAGAGTAAAATTGCCCTGTTGAGTTATCATGGAACAATCTTCCCCGAGCGAATTCTGCCTGCGGTACTTTTGGGCATGATACCAATGGGCGTGCGGGGCTTGATTATCGTGGCTCTTATGGCGGCGTCTATGTCAACGATCAATACGCTGATAAATAATACATCTACTTTCTTTACACGTGATATTTATCAAAACTTCATCAGAAGCAAGGCAGAAAACAAAGAGCTTATCTATATAAGCTGGACATTCGGCCTTCTGTTTACCGCTTTCGGTTTTGTCATTGCGTTTTATGCTGAAAATATCAATGACATCTGGAGCTGGATACAGGGCGGCCTTGTCGGCGGGCTTGTTATCCCGTGGTTCCTGCGTTTGTACTGGTGGAGGTTCAACGGCGGCGGCTTTGCCTTTGGGTTGATAGCCGGTATTATAGGTGCTACGCTTCAGCGGCTCATTATCCCCGAGATGCAGGAATGGTATCAGTTCTTTTATATCCTGGCGATCGGCTTTGTCGCGTCAGTGGCGGGCACATTCCTGACGAACCCGACAGACCGCAGTGTTCTCGAAGTATTCTACAAGAAGACACGGCCGTTCGGTATCTGGGGGCCGCTCAAATCATGCCTTGAACCAGATGTCAGAGAGGACATGGAAAAAGAGCATAAAAACGATATTATTTCTATCCCGTTCGGCATGGGCTGGCTTGTAAGTATGCTGCTTCTGCCGCTGTATGCAATGATAGGGCGGTGGGATGCATTTGCGATAACATTTACAGTGTTTGCCGTATCGCTGATTGGGCTGTACCACTTCTGGTACAAACAGCTTCCTCCGCCGGCGAAAAAAGCATAG
- a CDS encoding alpha/beta hydrolase: MSKLIKLTLTVLALFVICGCGGNTGSSISDTRDMLSRADGEFKPDEVITYKHVDGVELALDVFYPHENSKAQNRAAIVTFFGGGWNMGGAGQFYRQSRYWADRGMVAICADYRVRSRHNVTPDKCLEDAKSAMRWVRSHSKELGIDPDRIAAAGGSAGGHLAAATAMVKGFDAPGDDLTVSPAANALVLFNPVIDNGPEGYGYDRVKDYWQKFSPFHNIDGNAPPAVFFLGTEDHLIPVDTAWRFKNRIESKGGRCDLFIYQGQGHGFFNYEKSRRHFFQTLLESDRFLESIGYLRGRPLIEEQQAVSLLKSKSSNP; the protein is encoded by the coding sequence ATGAGCAAACTGATTAAACTGACACTGACTGTACTGGCTCTATTTGTAATCTGCGGCTGTGGCGGCAATACCGGCAGCAGTATTTCAGATACACGCGATATGCTCAGCAGAGCCGACGGAGAATTCAAACCGGATGAAGTTATAACTTACAAACATGTTGATGGCGTGGAGCTGGCTTTGGATGTTTTCTATCCCCATGAAAATTCTAAGGCCCAAAACAGGGCGGCAATAGTGACGTTTTTCGGCGGCGGCTGGAACATGGGCGGCGCCGGCCAGTTTTACAGACAAAGCCGTTACTGGGCGGATCGCGGCATGGTCGCGATATGCGCTGATTACCGTGTAAGAAGCCGTCATAACGTTACGCCTGATAAATGTCTTGAAGATGCAAAATCGGCGATGCGGTGGGTTCGCTCTCACAGTAAAGAGCTTGGAATAGACCCTGATCGAATTGCTGCGGCAGGCGGGTCGGCCGGCGGACATCTGGCGGCCGCAACGGCTATGGTTAAGGGTTTTGATGCGCCTGGTGATGATCTAACCGTCAGTCCGGCAGCTAATGCCCTGGTTCTGTTTAATCCGGTTATTGACAACGGGCCGGAGGGTTACGGTTATGACCGTGTAAAAGATTACTGGCAGAAATTTTCGCCGTTTCACAACATAGACGGCAACGCCCCGCCGGCAGTTTTTTTTCTGGGCACAGAAGATCATCTGATACCGGTTGATACCGCATGGCGGTTTAAAAACCGGATAGAATCAAAAGGCGGCCGATGCGATTTGTTCATCTACCAGGGGCAGGGGCACGGTTTCTTCAATTATGAAAAATCCCGGCGGCATTTCTTCCAGACACTTCTCGAATCCGACAGGTTCCTGGAATCTATTGGGTATCTCAGGGGAAGACCGCTTATTGAAGAACAGCAAGCAGTTTCTCTGTTAAAAAGTAAAAGCAGTAATCCCTGA
- a CDS encoding phosphate ABC transporter substrate-binding protein, with the protein MRKTRLLTIISLLLTAALFAADKQLHIDGSTTVGPIGDAFAEVFKHLEPELDITVKKTGSGDGAAALVDGRCDVAMMSRFMKVEEFAQAVENSVMPVAHVVAMDGVCIVVHPSNPVSELTLAQIRAIYKGEIKNWKELGGVDAQIVPVSRDTSSGTYETFHGIVMKKEKMADMVEYVNSNPQAHSRVKSTVGAIAYVGLGFVDSNVKSVSVNGIKPNRKTIASGVYPVSRPLYLFTDGYPELGSVTHRFCTFYLTEEGQEIIETKGFVPLTDY; encoded by the coding sequence ATGAGAAAAACCAGATTACTAACAATTATCTCTCTTTTGCTGACGGCGGCTCTGTTCGCGGCGGATAAGCAGCTGCACATTGACGGCTCTACCACTGTTGGGCCTATAGGCGACGCATTCGCGGAAGTCTTCAAGCATCTCGAACCGGAACTTGATATAACAGTTAAGAAAACCGGCAGCGGTGACGGCGCCGCGGCACTGGTTGACGGACGCTGTGATGTAGCCATGATGAGCCGGTTTATGAAGGTTGAGGAATTTGCCCAGGCGGTTGAGAACTCAGTTATGCCGGTCGCTCATGTGGTGGCTATGGATGGTGTCTGCATCGTTGTTCACCCGTCAAATCCGGTTAGCGAGCTGACGCTTGCACAGATTCGGGCTATCTACAAGGGTGAGATTAAAAACTGGAAAGAGCTTGGCGGCGTTGACGCACAGATAGTTCCGGTAAGCCGCGATACTTCCTCCGGCACATACGAAACGTTTCACGGAATCGTCATGAAAAAAGAGAAAATGGCTGACATGGTCGAATATGTCAATTCAAACCCGCAGGCTCACTCACGTGTTAAAAGTACAGTAGGCGCAATAGCTTATGTCGGGCTTGGTTTTGTTGACAGCAATGTCAAGTCCGTCTCAGTCAATGGTATAAAGCCAAACCGCAAGACCATTGCAAGCGGCGTGTATCCGGTAAGCCGGCCGCTGTATCTCTTTACGGACGGCTACCCCGAGCTCGGTTCCGTAACTCACAGGTTCTGCACCTTCTACCTTACCGAAGAAGGGCAGGAAATAATCGAGACCAAGGGCTTTGTGCCGCTGACTGACTACTAA
- a CDS encoding CRTAC1 family protein produces the protein MNYIKIYIYLLTAAAIFAFGRQKSQLTDDTAASKAVFADKTAEYGLGKLAESPAAWADFDNDGRVDLYAGGILWHNHEGKEFTPSRAGQGSGIAADFNNDGFADIFSYSKLKLFQNKSAKGFKQIDIQLPKGIDADYVSLGAACGDFNNDGYADIYVGGYERWQKQKTYCDLIFINNAGKGFSAIKHDTNFRARGITACDFNEDGNIDIYVSNYRLQPNLLLVNDGKAGFRDMAQVYRAAATDKPFKGGHSIGAAWADFDNDLHFDLFAGNFAHRDKRGDQPQSRFLRNTAEKGSYKFEDLGPCGIHYQESYASPAAGDFDNDGYVDLFFTTVYAAASFGVKNNSSLFKNGGDWNFTDVTKQSGLAGLKPTYQGAWADVNNDGFLDLVTAGRLFMNRGGGNHWLKLILKGDGKAVNSSAIGAQVRIKMQDSTLTRQVEAGTGQGSQNGLTLHFGLGNNTDAVDIEIVWPDGKSRKISGAEPDSTRTISYKTAKQP, from the coding sequence ATGAATTACATAAAAATATACATCTATTTGTTGACCGCCGCTGCGATTTTTGCCTTTGGGCGGCAGAAATCCCAACTGACCGATGACACCGCAGCCAGCAAGGCTGTTTTTGCGGACAAGACCGCTGAATACGGCCTGGGAAAACTGGCTGAGTCTCCGGCAGCATGGGCAGATTTTGACAATGACGGCCGGGTAGATTTGTACGCCGGCGGCATCTTATGGCATAATCACGAAGGAAAGGAGTTCACACCTTCCCGGGCAGGTCAGGGCAGCGGAATTGCAGCCGACTTTAATAATGACGGATTTGCTGATATCTTCTCATACTCAAAGCTGAAACTCTTCCAAAACAAATCTGCAAAAGGATTTAAACAAATCGACATTCAACTGCCCAAAGGCATAGACGCCGATTATGTCTCTCTGGGGGCGGCCTGCGGAGACTTCAACAATGACGGGTATGCGGATATTTACGTCGGCGGCTATGAGAGATGGCAGAAGCAGAAAACATACTGCGATTTGATATTTATCAACAATGCCGGCAAGGGCTTTTCAGCAATTAAACACGACACCAATTTCAGAGCGAGAGGCATCACGGCCTGTGACTTCAACGAAGACGGCAATATAGACATCTATGTTTCCAACTACCGCCTCCAGCCGAATCTGCTGCTGGTCAATGACGGCAAGGCGGGTTTCAGGGACATGGCCCAGGTTTACCGCGCCGCCGCAACTGATAAACCCTTTAAAGGAGGCCACTCCATAGGTGCGGCATGGGCGGATTTTGACAACGATTTGCATTTTGACTTATTCGCCGGCAATTTTGCCCATAGAGATAAACGCGGCGATCAGCCCCAATCCAGATTTCTCAGAAACACTGCTGAAAAAGGCAGTTACAAATTCGAAGACCTCGGCCCCTGCGGCATTCATTACCAGGAGTCTTACGCAAGCCCTGCCGCGGGCGACTTTGATAACGACGGGTATGTGGATTTGTTCTTCACCACAGTTTACGCAGCAGCTTCTTTCGGCGTGAAGAATAATTCCTCGCTGTTCAAAAACGGCGGAGACTGGAATTTTACAGACGTAACAAAGCAAAGCGGCCTGGCCGGATTGAAGCCCACATACCAGGGGGCCTGGGCAGATGTCAACAATGATGGATTCCTGGATCTTGTTACAGCGGGCAGACTGTTCATGAACCGCGGCGGCGGCAACCACTGGCTCAAGCTCATTCTAAAGGGTGACGGCAAGGCTGTAAACAGCTCGGCAATTGGTGCACAGGTACGTATAAAAATGCAGGACTCTACCCTGACAAGGCAGGTTGAAGCCGGCACCGGCCAGGGCAGCCAGAACGGACTCACTCTGCATTTTGGCCTCGGAAATAATACCGATGCCGTGGATATTGAGATAGTATGGCCTGACGGGAAAAGCCGCAAGATTTCCGGCGCAGAACCGGATTCAACCAGGACAATATCCTATAAGACGGCGAAGCAGCCATAA
- a CDS encoding putative porin: MSMRIYGIAALIVCTFGAANLRGDEISELKQLLLEQKKQIEVLTTRISELEKKQGSLEGKAYALDIRADEQEEKALALDTRIDETAKAASASGGEIPVPESIKWAQAFDVGGDFRFRYENVDDEGKSDKDDKNAIRARLNITAEVNDEVKFKSRIAAGSDDPVSANNTLGDDFASDGVWIDRAYLDYNPVWADEFSLWAGKFGTPFYVPGGTQVMWDSDLNPEGGALKYETKLSDASTLFAGVGGYWVEKNSSDADVGMFGGQLGLATELFDGDKLTFGGGYYDYGNIQGSDLNAVSLKNAVSLKESYNTLDGGGNFAYDYNIAEGFANYDFTLFNRPGSLYGTYLVNTASGVEEDTAWAMGVKTGKVTPKFGSWQLGYEYRDTDKDAVVSAFAESDFAGGKTDSRGHKVSLKYGISKNFSGAVSLFQNEYGINDTDYNRIQLDFIGKF; the protein is encoded by the coding sequence ATGAGCATGAGAATTTATGGAATTGCAGCGCTTATTGTGTGTACATTCGGCGCGGCGAACCTGCGGGGCGACGAAATTAGCGAATTAAAACAATTGTTGCTGGAACAAAAAAAACAGATTGAAGTCTTGACAACCAGAATAAGCGAGCTTGAAAAAAAGCAGGGCAGTCTGGAAGGCAAGGCGTATGCCCTTGACATTCGGGCCGATGAGCAGGAAGAAAAGGCACTGGCTCTTGACACCCGTATCGACGAGACCGCCAAAGCCGCGTCTGCATCCGGCGGCGAGATTCCTGTTCCCGAGTCTATAAAATGGGCACAGGCCTTTGACGTGGGCGGAGATTTCCGGTTTCGGTATGAGAATGTCGATGATGAGGGCAAGTCAGACAAAGACGACAAAAATGCCATACGCGCCAGGTTAAATATAACCGCGGAGGTAAACGATGAGGTGAAGTTCAAAAGCCGTATCGCCGCGGGCAGTGATGATCCGGTCTCTGCTAACAATACTCTGGGTGATGATTTTGCCAGTGACGGGGTATGGATCGACAGGGCGTACCTGGATTATAATCCTGTCTGGGCAGACGAATTCAGTCTGTGGGCGGGCAAGTTCGGCACACCGTTTTATGTCCCGGGCGGAACGCAGGTTATGTGGGACAGCGACCTGAATCCCGAGGGCGGGGCCCTTAAGTATGAGACTAAACTTAGTGATGCCTCAACACTCTTTGCCGGTGTGGGCGGTTATTGGGTGGAGAAAAATTCCTCCGATGCCGACGTCGGCATGTTCGGCGGCCAGTTAGGGCTTGCGACGGAGTTATTTGACGGCGATAAACTGACTTTCGGAGGCGGCTATTATGATTACGGCAATATTCAGGGCTCAGACCTGAACGCTGTTTCCCTCAAAAACGCTGTTTCCCTCAAAGAGAGCTATAACACACTCGATGGCGGCGGCAATTTTGCCTATGACTACAACATAGCCGAGGGTTTCGCCAACTATGACTTTACGCTATTTAACAGGCCAGGCTCTCTGTACGGCACGTACCTTGTAAATACCGCAAGCGGAGTCGAAGAAGACACTGCCTGGGCAATGGGTGTAAAGACCGGCAAGGTTACTCCAAAATTCGGCAGCTGGCAGCTGGGCTACGAGTACCGCGATACAGACAAAGACGCCGTTGTGTCAGCCTTTGCAGAGTCTGACTTTGCCGGCGGCAAGACTGACAGCCGCGGTCATAAGGTGAGCCTTAAGTACGGTATATCAAAGAATTTCAGCGGTGCCGTCTCGCTGTTTCAAAACGAATACGGCATCAATGACACAGACTATAACAGAATCCAGCTGGATTTTATCGGAAAATTTTAA
- a CDS encoding CNNM domain-containing protein, which translates to MTGNIVLGFLIVILLLLSALFSGSETGFYSLSRLRLRLKLHKGSVGDITLAKLLSDSQGLIYSVLIGNNLVNYLLTAALTYFMMQYTRDEESAGRYVTFICGPLIFIFGEVLPKTIFYLNADNLSRKVAPFIWSFYSVCSWSGLIKLLKWFSSLLARILRVRSFSADPGYTLGRMHITDVLQDTRNEGYFSRRLNRIFRMAVQAFDIQISSVMIPLEDCVCVSVSADRQQLIELLKEFPHTRLPVYKTTLANIIGYINIYEVLTDPEEVSVKKHLKKIETVSQKTSALDAIARLKERQAEFALVTAGSGQRHDKNLGIVTLADLAMLITGSD; encoded by the coding sequence ATGACGGGTAATATCGTACTTGGATTTTTAATAGTTATTCTTCTTTTGCTTTCTGCTTTGTTCTCCGGCAGTGAGACGGGCTTTTACAGCCTTAGCAGACTTCGCCTGAGGCTGAAGCTGCATAAGGGGTCTGTGGGCGATATAACGCTGGCAAAACTCTTGAGCGATTCACAGGGGCTTATCTATTCTGTGCTGATAGGCAATAATCTTGTAAACTACCTGCTCACCGCAGCGCTGACATACTTCATGATGCAATACACCAGAGACGAGGAAAGCGCCGGCAGGTATGTTACTTTTATCTGCGGGCCGCTGATATTTATCTTCGGCGAAGTTTTGCCCAAAACCATATTTTATCTCAATGCCGATAACCTTTCCCGAAAAGTTGCGCCGTTTATATGGTCTTTTTACAGTGTCTGCAGCTGGAGCGGATTGATAAAGCTGCTCAAATGGTTTTCATCTCTGTTGGCACGGATTCTGCGGGTTCGCAGCTTTTCCGCTGATCCGGGTTATACCCTGGGCAGGATGCATATTACAGATGTGCTTCAGGATACAAGGAACGAGGGCTATTTCAGCCGGCGGCTCAACAGAATCTTCCGAATGGCGGTGCAGGCATTTGATATACAGATATCCAGTGTTATGATCCCGCTTGAGGACTGTGTTTGTGTTTCTGTTTCAGCCGACAGGCAGCAGCTTATTGAGCTTCTCAAAGAGTTCCCTCACACAAGGCTGCCGGTTTATAAAACAACGTTGGCAAACATCATAGGATATATCAATATTTATGAGGTGCTTACTGACCCCGAAGAAGTGTCTGTTAAAAAGCACTTAAAAAAGATTGAAACAGTCTCACAGAAGACCTCAGCCCTTGATGCCATCGCCAGACTCAAAGAGCGGCAGGCGGAATTTGCGCTTGTAACTGCCGGCAGCGGTCAAAGACATGATAAAAATCTGGGCATAGTTACGCTTGCTGACCTGGCGATGCTGATAACAGGCAGCGATTGA
- a CDS encoding alpha-mannosidase — MKAHIINHTHWDREWRYPLWQTRLMLVDFLDELIRLMEEGKCDSFLMDGQAAPILDYLEMRPEMQERVKSLIGSGKLEIGPWYTLPDEYPVDGEALVRNLVWGHRAAGELGGVLKVGYTSFGWGQTAQLAQIYGGFGFDTAFIGKRVSSKRAPQSEFLWRSPDGTELITSRFGGLGRQNLYLKLHMSALLGVNWETNEWKEAGLRTGIVFHQCDREQMEQDFFRIDHPREFHPEMITPQRVESLWKTMDESLLSNDRLMMNGCDYTAYQPLFHDILERIKQVDPVKGRDWQVTTLSRYAELMRQKIDPASLNVVDGELRDGPAITVTGNALATRMHLKRLNKEAQNWLLRTAEPLSVMSSIIAEPPRREFLDMAWKFLLQSHPHDSINGVTQDETVSNVEDRLHQVIDLSKTVSSDAMAGILKTVDLSDFSKEDVLIAVFNTSPYEQDEVVDAWINMPLQDESSEQIPPPDGLQIYNADGSPADTQWLGCSDESYPVAQLHARPMGFKSKRHHLLFRTGPIKGCGYKIFKAAAIDYDSVKNVAWADVDSRTGNVLKSPNTLENEFFKVKMNSNGTFDLADKRLGKTFSGLNYFEDRGELGTYWSNRRPHEDRVYTSLGANAAVWAKENGPLQATLVSEVVMNIPVSGLRSLDKRSDQLKPLTLRTEVTLKSGCERVDVAVEFENNHEDHYLRVMLPTGIEKAEYADAGGHFIVDRRPIRPAGPSDEAVWPDMATLPQNQFVDLSDGESGFAVINDCFTEYEVLDNEERTLALSLLRSVQNWICTERVPSVYPSQKGGQCLGRHSYRYAIMPHKGSLHESKAALAGELFNTPLRPIQTNGHTGRLRSLDFSSLSLSNPQLRVSTVKPAEQRPTVVLRLYNPTGEKQKTQIRTAADIKEAWQVSLNEDRLGTLDVSGKSVTVELEPYKIATFEIDAGN, encoded by the coding sequence TTGAAAGCTCACATAATAAATCATACTCATTGGGACAGAGAGTGGCGATATCCCCTTTGGCAGACACGGCTTATGCTCGTAGATTTCCTTGATGAACTGATACGGCTGATGGAGGAGGGCAAATGCGATTCATTCCTGATGGACGGCCAGGCCGCTCCGATACTTGATTATCTCGAGATGCGTCCGGAAATGCAGGAGCGTGTTAAGTCTCTGATTGGCTCTGGAAAACTGGAAATAGGGCCGTGGTACACGCTTCCTGATGAGTATCCGGTTGACGGAGAGGCGCTTGTTCGTAATCTTGTCTGGGGGCATCGGGCCGCCGGCGAGCTTGGCGGCGTTCTAAAAGTCGGCTACACGTCCTTTGGCTGGGGGCAAACCGCCCAGCTTGCCCAGATTTACGGCGGATTCGGTTTCGACACCGCTTTTATAGGCAAACGTGTCAGCTCAAAACGCGCCCCCCAGAGTGAATTTTTATGGCGTTCGCCGGACGGAACAGAGCTTATTACTTCACGGTTTGGCGGGCTTGGCAGGCAGAATCTTTATCTCAAACTGCACATGTCGGCTCTGCTGGGTGTGAATTGGGAGACCAACGAATGGAAAGAGGCCGGCCTGCGGACGGGCATCGTGTTTCACCAGTGTGACCGTGAACAGATGGAACAGGATTTCTTCAGGATTGACCACCCCCGGGAGTTTCACCCGGAAATGATAACACCCCAGCGGGTTGAATCGCTCTGGAAGACTATGGACGAGAGCCTCCTCTCGAATGACCGTCTGATGATGAACGGCTGTGATTACACAGCTTATCAGCCTCTTTTCCACGATATTCTGGAACGTATCAAGCAGGTTGACCCCGTCAAAGGACGTGATTGGCAGGTAACAACTTTGAGCCGTTATGCCGAGCTTATGCGGCAGAAAATAGACCCCGCCAGTCTCAACGTTGTAGATGGCGAGCTTAGAGACGGCCCGGCCATCACCGTTACCGGCAATGCCCTGGCGACACGAATGCATCTCAAGCGTCTCAATAAAGAAGCCCAGAACTGGCTTCTGCGTACAGCGGAGCCGCTTTCTGTGATGTCTTCTATCATCGCAGAGCCGCCGCGGAGGGAATTTCTCGATATGGCGTGGAAATTCCTGCTTCAATCGCACCCGCACGATTCAATCAACGGCGTTACTCAGGACGAAACCGTCAGCAACGTTGAAGATCGGCTTCATCAGGTTATTGACCTGTCAAAAACGGTCAGCAGCGATGCGATGGCCGGAATACTCAAGACTGTAGATTTGAGTGATTTCTCCAAAGAAGACGTGCTGATAGCCGTTTTCAACACTTCGCCGTATGAACAGGACGAAGTGGTTGATGCGTGGATCAATATGCCGCTGCAAGATGAATCCAGCGAGCAGATACCGCCGCCGGACGGGCTCCAGATTTATAACGCCGACGGCAGTCCGGCCGACACGCAGTGGCTTGGATGCAGCGATGAATCTTATCCGGTTGCCCAGCTTCATGCCCGCCCGATGGGATTCAAGAGTAAACGGCACCACCTGCTCTTCAGGACAGGCCCGATTAAGGGCTGCGGATATAAGATATTTAAGGCAGCCGCGATTGATTACGATTCTGTCAAAAACGTCGCCTGGGCTGATGTTGACTCCCGCACGGGCAATGTGCTCAAATCGCCGAATACACTTGAAAACGAATTTTTCAAGGTGAAGATGAACAGCAACGGCACGTTCGACCTGGCGGACAAACGTCTCGGGAAAACCTTTTCCGGTCTCAATTATTTCGAAGACCGCGGCGAGCTGGGAACGTACTGGTCTAACCGTCGCCCGCATGAAGACCGTGTTTACACATCGCTGGGAGCAAACGCGGCGGTCTGGGCAAAGGAAAACGGCCCGCTTCAGGCGACACTTGTAAGTGAAGTTGTAATGAATATTCCCGTCAGCGGGCTTAGAAGCCTGGACAAACGAAGTGATCAGCTTAAACCCCTGACTCTACGCACCGAAGTTACACTGAAATCGGGCTGTGAGCGGGTGGATGTCGCCGTTGAGTTTGAGAATAATCACGAAGACCACTATCTTCGTGTGATGCTGCCAACCGGCATTGAAAAAGCCGAGTACGCCGACGCCGGCGGCCATTTTATTGTTGACCGGCGGCCAATCCGTCCGGCAGGGCCTTCTGATGAGGCCGTCTGGCCGGATATGGCAACTCTGCCGCAAAACCAGTTTGTTGATCTCAGCGACGGCGAGAGCGGTTTTGCGGTAATTAACGATTGTTTTACAGAGTATGAAGTTCTGGACAACGAAGAACGCACGCTGGCGCTTTCACTTTTGAGAAGCGTGCAAAACTGGATCTGTACCGAGCGCGTGCCCTCAGTGTACCCTTCTCAAAAGGGCGGCCAGTGCCTTGGCAGGCACAGTTACCGCTACGCGATTATGCCGCACAAGGGCAGTTTGCACGAATCAAAGGCGGCCCTGGCCGGCGAGCTGTTTAATACTCCGCTGCGGCCGATACAGACAAACGGACACACGGGCCGTCTCCGGAGCCTGGATTTTTCATCGCTTTCGCTGAGCAATCCGCAGTTGCGGGTGTCAACCGTTAAGCCCGCTGAGCAGCGGCCGACGGTGGTTCTGCGGCTGTATAACCCGACAGGCGAGAAGCAGAAAACGCAAATCCGCACTGCCGCGGATATCAAAGAAGCGTGGCAGGTCAGCCTGAACGAAGACAGGCTCGGTACGCTCGATGTTTCCGGAAAATCGGTAACTGTTGAGCTTGAACCATATAAGATAGCAACATTTGAAATTGACGCGGGAAACTAA
- the sugE gene encoding quaternary ammonium compound efflux SMR transporter SugE, translated as MTWIILIIAGIMEIVWAVGMKHSDGFTKLLPSVWTILAMAISVWLLSVAMKSLPLGLAYAVWTGIGAAGTAVVGMLFLGEPREFSRILCIMLIVAGIVGLKLFARP; from the coding sequence ATGACCTGGATAATACTTATAATTGCCGGTATAATGGAAATAGTATGGGCCGTCGGAATGAAACATTCAGACGGTTTCACAAAATTACTGCCATCGGTCTGGACGATTCTGGCAATGGCAATAAGTGTCTGGCTGCTCTCGGTCGCGATGAAAAGCCTGCCGCTGGGGCTGGCGTATGCCGTCTGGACGGGAATCGGCGCGGCGGGTACGGCAGTTGTGGGAATGCTCTTTCTGGGTGAGCCGCGGGAATTTTCGAGAATATTATGTATAATGCTGATAGTCGCCGGAATTGTCGGTTTGAAACTGTTTGCCAGGCCATGA